In candidate division KSB1 bacterium, the following proteins share a genomic window:
- the ggt gene encoding gamma-glutamyltransferase, producing MKAMTRILWVAVALAGSAASLYAVSARPTWSKNSMVSSADGMATEVGVAVLRDGGNAIDAAVATALALGVTENYASGIGGGCFILLHTADGRDIAIDGREVAPAAATRLMFVPADTSAESDLSETGPLAAGVPGELAALNYVLTQFGTKSLSELLEPAIALADTGFIANGRYERNLGTQVERMRRFDATRRIFLTNESTGKKLGERIVQTDLAQTLRRIQTEGVDAFYRGEIASAIADYCAASGGIITRDDLREYEPKRLDPVRGRYHGLEVVAMPPPSSGGLHVIQILNLLEPLRIDTLGAGSAAAYHTIAEAFQIAFADRAEFLGDPRFTKVPSVGLASKDYAEQRRTEMPFARHVHLSGPGNPWAFDSTAEKHTTHLCVVDKFGNAVSLTATINTPFGSAAVVPGTGILLNNQMDDFVTRPGRPNYFGLVGNAANEVEPDKTPLSSMAPTLLLKNGKVFMAIGSQGGPRIITSVVMAIVNVIDYGMQLQAAVDVPRIHQQWLPDKLFVEPEVPRDVLVGLTNRGHVVDNSSRWSTVTAIMADTSRGGWWGAADNRAEGLARGE from the coding sequence ATGAAGGCAATGACACGAATTCTATGGGTGGCGGTGGCACTGGCGGGCAGTGCGGCTTCGCTGTACGCAGTGTCCGCGCGTCCGACGTGGTCGAAGAATTCCATGGTCAGCAGTGCGGACGGGATGGCAACCGAGGTCGGAGTGGCGGTTTTGCGGGACGGCGGCAATGCGATCGATGCGGCGGTGGCGACGGCACTGGCGCTCGGCGTAACTGAAAATTATGCGAGCGGTATCGGCGGCGGGTGCTTCATTCTGCTGCATACGGCTGACGGCAGGGACATCGCTATTGACGGAAGAGAGGTGGCACCGGCTGCCGCGACGCGCCTGATGTTTGTGCCGGCCGACACGAGCGCCGAAAGCGACCTCTCCGAGACGGGGCCTTTGGCGGCAGGCGTGCCGGGCGAATTGGCGGCCCTGAACTATGTGCTTACACAGTTCGGAACGAAGTCGTTGTCGGAACTGCTCGAGCCGGCGATCGCCCTCGCGGACACCGGATTCATCGCGAATGGTCGGTACGAACGGAATCTCGGGACGCAGGTGGAGCGCATGCGGCGGTTCGATGCGACGAGGCGGATCTTTCTGACCAACGAATCGACCGGAAAGAAGCTCGGCGAGCGAATTGTACAGACTGATTTGGCGCAAACACTTCGCCGGATTCAGACCGAAGGAGTGGACGCTTTTTATCGCGGGGAGATCGCTTCCGCGATCGCGGACTATTGCGCCGCCTCCGGCGGAATCATCACCCGGGATGACCTGCGCGAATACGAGCCAAAGCGATTAGACCCGGTCCGGGGCCGCTATCACGGTCTTGAGGTCGTCGCGATGCCTCCGCCAAGTTCCGGCGGGCTGCACGTCATTCAGATTCTAAACCTGTTGGAGCCGCTGCGGATCGACACGCTGGGCGCGGGTTCGGCGGCGGCGTACCATACGATTGCGGAGGCCTTCCAAATCGCCTTCGCCGATCGCGCTGAGTTTCTGGGCGACCCGCGCTTTACCAAAGTACCCTCCGTTGGTTTGGCGAGCAAAGACTATGCGGAGCAGCGGCGGACCGAAATGCCATTCGCCAGACATGTGCACTTGAGTGGTCCGGGCAATCCGTGGGCCTTCGACAGTACGGCCGAAAAGCATACGACGCATCTCTGCGTCGTGGACAAGTTCGGCAATGCGGTTTCGCTGACCGCGACGATCAACACCCCGTTCGGGAGCGCGGCGGTCGTGCCGGGGACGGGAATCCTTCTGAACAATCAAATGGATGATTTTGTGACGCGACCGGGGCGGCCAAACTATTTTGGACTGGTGGGGAATGCCGCCAATGAGGTTGAGCCGGACAAGACGCCGCTGTCATCGATGGCGCCGACGCTGCTGTTGAAGAACGGAAAAGTGTTCATGGCCATCGGCAGTCAGGGCGGACCGCGGATCATTACGTCGGTCGTGATGGCGATTGTCAATGTGATCGACTACGGAATGCAGCTGCAAGCCGCCGTGGATGTACCGCGAATCCATCAGCAATGGCTGCCCGACAAGCTGTTCGTCGAGCCGGAAGTGCCCCGCGATGTGCTCGTTGGACTGACCAACCGGGGGCATGTTGTGGATAACTCAAGTCGTTGGTCCACCGTCACTGCCATCATGGCTGACACAAGTCGTGGCGGCTGGTGGGGTGCCGCGGACAACCGGGCGGAAGGGCTGGCGAGAGGTGAATAG
- a CDS encoding helix-turn-helix transcriptional regulator, which produces MSKIGSRIKEARKKAGFSQETLADKIHVNRSYLSLVENGKSSPTFEFLDKVASGLSLQVEDLVLGQQISDFVLTHPSEAPMYEGLRDFMQDREQMLLMNPSDEEINILRAIRVDKRFRPSKRFFIDALLDYRKGRIGR; this is translated from the coding sequence ATGTCCAAAATTGGTAGCCGCATCAAGGAAGCGCGAAAGAAGGCCGGGTTCTCGCAGGAGACGCTGGCCGACAAGATTCATGTCAATCGCTCTTACCTCTCCCTCGTCGAGAACGGGAAATCCTCACCGACATTTGAGTTTCTCGACAAAGTCGCCTCCGGTTTGTCCCTGCAGGTTGAGGATCTCGTGCTCGGCCAGCAGATCTCCGATTTTGTGCTGACGCACCCGAGTGAGGCGCCCATGTACGAAGGATTGCGCGATTTCATGCAGGATCGAGAACAGATGCTCCTGATGAATCCGTCCGATGAGGAGATCAACATCCTGCGCGCCATTCGCGTCGATAAGCGATTCCGGCCTTCCAAGCGGTTCTTTATCGACGCCTTACTGGACTATCGCAAGGGCCGCATCGGACGGTAG
- a CDS encoding STAS domain-containing protein: MKYTTRSDDKVYIFELKGKVMGGPESASFHDDLKKAVAEGQRKVILDLGEVEWMNSSGLGLLISALSTMRNAGGELKLARVTDKIESLLVITKLNSIFEVHANVGAAMASLK; encoded by the coding sequence ATGAAGTACACGACACGCAGCGACGACAAGGTTTACATCTTTGAACTCAAGGGTAAGGTGATGGGCGGGCCGGAATCGGCCAGCTTTCACGATGACTTGAAAAAGGCCGTCGCGGAGGGTCAGCGCAAGGTCATTCTGGACCTCGGCGAAGTCGAGTGGATGAATAGCTCCGGACTCGGACTATTGATTTCGGCCCTGAGCACGATGCGCAACGCGGGCGGCGAGCTGAAGCTGGCGCGGGTCACGGACAAGATCGAATCGCTGCTGGTCATCACCAAACTCAATTCGATTTTTGAAGTGCATGCGAATGTCGGTGCCGCGATGGCGAGCCTGAAGTAG
- a CDS encoding SpoIIE family protein phosphatase, with product MSTPAVPSDSSRRGSALPADLIERVEAQLEEVADLSQTFVQSMREGKADPALAEKFVTASKEATRSGGVLELLREADRERQENQTLMEIGMAFSSALSIDELLRMVLDSLQKVVRYDAAGIFLYDRELGQVEIDFVRGYEGADHELLHRKFQQGVKLGEGIVGSVIKSGKPMRVPDVSKYPPYIDGRHGTKSEMAVPILVRNEVIGALNLESDEVDAFSTRDVNSLIIFASHAGLAVERARADRLRMHAKRIEEEIALARRIQSSFLPSQLPSFHPYDLAGINVPSSEVGGDYYDFIPITDTDLGVAIGDVSGHGAGAALLMASFRACLRIESRNNFALRTILLKVNDFIYETNPPDAFVTAVYGVLDRKHDYFSYSNAGHNYPFILRKSGEPEFLEVGGTLLGAFPDVDWEEARVRIEQGELLVLYTDGVTEAMNAQGREFGVPSLVSLVKANRKLRARDLVKLVMDTVLEYRSDDQPQDDLTISVIKHV from the coding sequence ATGAGTACACCCGCCGTTCCGAGCGATAGTTCGCGCCGCGGCAGCGCCTTGCCGGCCGATCTGATCGAGCGGGTGGAAGCGCAGCTCGAAGAAGTCGCGGATCTCTCGCAGACGTTTGTGCAGTCCATGCGGGAAGGGAAGGCCGATCCGGCCCTGGCGGAAAAGTTCGTGACGGCCTCGAAGGAGGCCACCCGCAGCGGCGGCGTGCTGGAACTCTTGCGCGAGGCGGACCGCGAGCGGCAGGAGAATCAGACGCTCATGGAGATCGGGATGGCGTTCTCCAGCGCGCTCAGCATTGATGAACTTTTGCGGATGGTGCTGGATTCGCTGCAAAAGGTCGTGCGTTACGACGCGGCGGGAATCTTCCTCTATGATCGCGAGCTGGGACAGGTCGAAATCGACTTTGTGCGAGGCTACGAGGGCGCGGATCACGAACTGCTGCATCGCAAATTCCAGCAAGGGGTGAAGCTCGGCGAAGGCATCGTCGGTTCGGTGATCAAGAGCGGCAAGCCGATGCGCGTTCCGGACGTCAGCAAGTACCCGCCGTACATCGACGGGCGGCACGGCACGAAGTCCGAGATGGCGGTTCCGATTCTCGTGCGCAATGAGGTGATCGGCGCGCTGAATCTGGAGTCGGACGAAGTGGACGCGTTCAGCACGCGGGACGTCAATAGCCTGATCATCTTTGCCAGTCACGCGGGGCTGGCCGTGGAACGCGCGCGCGCCGACCGGCTGCGCATGCACGCGAAGCGGATCGAAGAAGAAATCGCGCTGGCGCGACGCATCCAGAGTTCCTTTCTGCCCAGCCAGCTGCCGAGTTTCCATCCCTACGACTTGGCCGGAATCAACGTGCCATCGAGCGAGGTTGGCGGCGACTACTATGACTTCATTCCGATAACGGACACCGATTTGGGGGTCGCCATCGGCGACGTCTCGGGACACGGAGCCGGGGCAGCACTGTTGATGGCCAGCTTTCGAGCCTGTCTGCGGATCGAGTCGCGCAACAATTTTGCCCTGCGGACCATCTTGTTAAAGGTGAATGACTTCATCTACGAGACGAATCCGCCGGATGCGTTTGTGACCGCGGTTTATGGTGTGCTGGATCGAAAGCATGACTACTTCAGCTATTCGAATGCGGGTCATAACTACCCGTTCATCCTGCGCAAGTCCGGCGAGCCGGAGTTTCTCGAAGTTGGGGGCACGTTGTTGGGGGCATTCCCGGACGTGGACTGGGAGGAAGCCCGGGTGCGAATCGAGCAGGGTGAGCTCCTGGTCCTGTACACAGATGGCGTGACCGAAGCGATGAACGCTCAGGGACGCGAATTCGGCGTCCCGTCGCTGGTGTCGTTGGTCAAAGCGAATCGCAAATTGCGCGCGCGGGACTTGGTCAAGCTGGTCATGGATACCGTTCTGGAGTATCGTTCGGACGATCAACCGCAGGATGACTTGACGATTTCGGTGATCAAGCATGTCTGA
- a CDS encoding ATP-binding protein, with product MSDPVRTENLIIPSRTDELERVDTITERIGSEMGFDDGARADLGICVTEAVNNAIVHAHRNDEALIVEVRFTCYADALKVSIRDHGPGFDVDALPDPTAPENLLKDHGRGVMLIRALMDEVMIHRLADGMLVEMVKKL from the coding sequence ATGTCTGACCCGGTCCGCACAGAGAACCTGATTATCCCGTCGCGGACCGACGAACTCGAGCGCGTGGATACGATCACCGAGCGCATCGGCAGCGAAATGGGGTTTGACGACGGCGCGCGCGCGGATCTGGGGATCTGCGTGACCGAAGCCGTGAACAATGCGATTGTGCATGCGCACCGGAATGACGAGGCGTTGATTGTCGAGGTGCGATTCACCTGCTATGCCGACGCGCTGAAGGTGTCGATCCGCGATCACGGACCGGGGTTCGACGTCGATGCGCTGCCGGATCCGACCGCACCCGAAAACCTGTTGAAGGATCATGGGCGAGGAGTCATGCTGATCCGGGCGCTGATGGATGAAGTCATGATTCACCGGCTCGCGGACGGAATGCTCGTCGAAATGGTCAAGAAACTCTGA
- the coaD gene encoding pantetheine-phosphate adenylyltransferase: MAEKIAIYPGTFDPITNGHLDVIRRAADIFDRVIVTLAINSNKQPLFSPAERRAQIERATREIARVEVAECAGLIVNFARERGAVAIVRGVRAVSDFEYEFQMALTNRKLAEKVNTVFLTPHEKYAYLNSSIVREVARLGGDISCFVPEEVAVELKHKLGGVQ, encoded by the coding sequence ATGGCGGAAAAGATCGCGATCTACCCGGGAACCTTCGATCCCATCACCAACGGTCACCTCGATGTTATCCGCCGCGCGGCGGATATTTTTGACCGTGTGATTGTGACCCTGGCCATCAACTCCAACAAGCAGCCGCTGTTCTCGCCGGCGGAACGGCGCGCGCAGATCGAACGGGCGACCCGCGAGATTGCGCGGGTCGAGGTGGCCGAGTGCGCGGGGCTGATCGTGAATTTCGCGCGCGAGCGCGGGGCCGTTGCCATCGTGCGCGGCGTGCGCGCCGTGTCTGATTTTGAATATGAGTTCCAAATGGCACTGACCAATCGAAAACTGGCGGAAAAGGTGAATACCGTGTTTCTGACGCCGCATGAAAAGTACGCTTACTTGAACAGCTCCATCGTCCGCGAGGTCGCCAGATTGGGCGGGGACATCAGCTGTTTTGTTCCGGAGGAAGTCGCGGTGGAATTGAAGCATAAGTTGGGCGGAGTCCAATGA
- a CDS encoding pyridoxine 5'-phosphate synthase yields the protein MMIPRIGVDLEPGIQIARTLTDLDLLDCAYGATRGGARGILVPISAFVGSLAYSPELFHRPGLPLFTVRTEVDDLDRVPGLGSAPDRILVTGDRGRSLGDLSRITDMIARITASGQEFAALVDPEPATIKESSRAKAHWVFFSTEPAFHAASLEAAQDELGRITSAALAANKLGLRVGLFGPVGRQLPAAFRAIPFCEELYPSPDVWSLALRLGWEGGLREFRELMS from the coding sequence ATGATGATACCGCGAATCGGAGTTGACCTGGAACCGGGAATTCAAATTGCGCGGACACTGACGGATCTGGACTTGCTGGACTGCGCTTACGGCGCGACGCGCGGCGGGGCGCGCGGCATCCTGGTTCCGATTTCGGCGTTTGTGGGTTCGCTGGCCTACTCCCCGGAGCTGTTTCATCGACCGGGGCTGCCGCTGTTTACGGTGCGGACCGAGGTGGATGATCTGGACCGCGTGCCCGGGCTGGGCTCGGCGCCGGACCGCATTCTCGTGACCGGCGACCGTGGACGCAGCCTGGGCGATCTGTCGCGGATCACGGACATGATCGCTCGCATCACGGCGTCGGGACAGGAATTCGCGGCGCTGGTTGACCCGGAGCCGGCGACCATCAAGGAAAGTTCGCGCGCGAAGGCACACTGGGTGTTCTTCAGCACCGAACCGGCCTTTCATGCGGCGTCGCTGGAGGCCGCGCAAGATGAGCTCGGCAGGATTACCTCGGCTGCCCTCGCGGCAAACAAGCTGGGTCTGCGGGTCGGGTTGTTCGGTCCGGTGGGGCGACAGCTGCCCGCGGCGTTTCGGGCCATTCCGTTTTGCGAAGAATTGTACCCGTCACCCGACGTATGGAGTCTGGCGCTGCGACTCGGCTGGGAAGGCGGGCTGCGCGAGTTCCGTGAACTGATGAGCTAA
- a CDS encoding glycosyltransferase family 39 protein — MAWLIIIAGTIACRALYLDDVIYNIDEAEYAVAADGLNQGWLPGVDLLGSTKPPGIAVLYNQLFQLFGRSMAPLRIAQLLLTILAGLLTVEIAAVIWGRSAIVPTALFYWMVANAFSLPEELLSLSVETPGLVFAMFAVWLCLIRRSRFALVISGISLGLALLFRQSFLPFVLPMVLAIETRQQQRRAAIWIGIGALLVWGTVLGIYATRGALSWCWDSWVRYPLTYSGDLGIAGFLSAFFLNFRDFALQAPIPLAGAAAGVFALAGDRSLPRRAFLLALALASLIALSAGSRFYGHYFIQTFPAFALLCTAALIWLWRRGLPAKSVVVLAVGVGVWMAAQHFPNWRTRFPGAPPRGVSFYALGRDQLELKLGAFARANTTPEETILVWGYCPQIYYHAERLPGVRDYLCHYLTGYSPSAFDPYVQRAPRERGHPLAEEMFVEDLERRTPKYIFDLVQITDYEFTFYHYSLRDYAKLRDYLIRNYAPDQAIGDALVYRRRTPEDDRGQP, encoded by the coding sequence ATGGCATGGCTGATCATCATCGCCGGTACGATTGCGTGCCGCGCGCTGTACCTTGACGATGTGATCTACAACATCGATGAGGCGGAATATGCGGTGGCGGCGGATGGATTGAATCAGGGCTGGCTGCCCGGAGTTGATCTGCTGGGATCGACGAAGCCGCCCGGGATTGCGGTACTGTACAACCAGCTCTTCCAGCTCTTCGGGCGCTCGATGGCGCCACTGCGAATCGCGCAGCTATTACTGACGATTCTGGCCGGTTTGCTCACGGTCGAAATCGCCGCCGTGATCTGGGGACGATCGGCGATCGTGCCCACTGCTCTGTTCTACTGGATGGTCGCCAATGCGTTCAGCCTGCCGGAAGAGTTGCTCTCGCTCAGCGTGGAGACTCCCGGTCTGGTGTTCGCCATGTTCGCGGTCTGGCTGTGCCTGATCCGGCGATCACGATTTGCTCTGGTGATTTCAGGAATCAGTCTGGGGTTGGCACTGCTGTTTCGTCAGAGCTTTCTGCCGTTTGTACTGCCGATGGTACTCGCCATCGAGACGCGGCAGCAACAACGGCGGGCGGCGATCTGGATCGGGATCGGTGCGTTGCTCGTGTGGGGAACCGTGCTCGGGATTTACGCGACGCGCGGCGCGCTCAGCTGGTGCTGGGATTCGTGGGTGCGTTATCCGCTGACGTATTCCGGAGATTTGGGGATCGCGGGCTTTCTGAGTGCGTTTTTTCTTAACTTCCGTGATTTCGCGTTGCAAGCGCCCATCCCGCTGGCCGGAGCCGCGGCGGGAGTCTTCGCGCTGGCGGGAGACCGAAGTTTGCCGCGTCGCGCGTTCCTGCTGGCGTTGGCGTTGGCCTCGCTGATCGCGCTCAGCGCCGGGTCGCGATTCTACGGGCACTATTTCATTCAGACCTTCCCCGCGTTTGCTCTGCTATGCACCGCCGCCCTGATTTGGTTGTGGCGTCGCGGACTGCCGGCGAAGTCCGTCGTCGTGCTTGCGGTCGGGGTGGGAGTCTGGATGGCTGCCCAGCACTTCCCGAATTGGCGGACCCGTTTCCCGGGTGCGCCGCCGCGCGGGGTGTCGTTCTATGCGCTGGGCCGCGACCAGCTCGAGCTCAAACTCGGGGCGTTCGCGCGCGCGAACACGACACCCGAAGAGACGATTCTGGTGTGGGGCTACTGTCCGCAGATCTACTATCATGCGGAGCGGCTGCCGGGAGTGCGAGACTACCTGTGCCATTACCTCACCGGCTACTCGCCGTCAGCGTTCGATCCCTACGTGCAACGCGCACCACGCGAGCGCGGACATCCGCTGGCCGAAGAGATGTTCGTCGAGGACTTGGAGCGCAGGACCCCGAAGTATATCTTCGACCTCGTGCAGATCACGGACTACGAATTTACGTTTTACCACTACTCGTTGCGTGACTACGCGAAGTTGCGCGACTACTTGATCCGGAATTATGCTCCGGACCAGGCCATCGGGGATGCGCTGGTCTATCGCCGGCGGACCCCGGAAGACGATCGCGGACAACCCTGA
- a CDS encoding HD domain-containing protein, whose protein sequence is MNDRLLDRFPEIGEITDADMRNKTVACVLEALTLGGWQVDDLDRVPFTLMIPNNPVSLLAHLRATVQSALKIADTLEQFFSPYYRIDRDILRCGAILHDIGKLMEFMETEKRFAYSSAGRLLSHPVTGAALAMKHGLPLEVVHIVAYHTGEDAARYRTPAAIVVHHSSQIVYEPLKDLLNIA, encoded by the coding sequence ATGAATGATCGTTTGCTGGATCGATTTCCGGAGATCGGAGAAATCACCGATGCCGATATGCGCAACAAGACCGTGGCCTGCGTGCTGGAGGCGTTGACACTGGGCGGATGGCAGGTGGATGATCTGGACCGGGTGCCGTTCACGCTCATGATTCCGAACAACCCGGTGAGCCTGCTGGCGCACTTGCGCGCGACCGTGCAATCCGCGCTGAAGATCGCCGACACGCTGGAACAGTTTTTTTCGCCGTACTATCGCATCGACCGCGATATACTGCGCTGCGGTGCAATTCTGCATGACATCGGCAAACTGATGGAATTCATGGAGACGGAAAAGCGCTTCGCCTACAGCAGCGCGGGCCGCTTGCTCAGCCATCCGGTAACGGGAGCCGCGCTGGCCATGAAGCATGGACTGCCGCTGGAAGTCGTGCACATTGTCGCGTATCACACGGGCGAGGACGCGGCGCGCTATCGCACCCCGGCGGCGATTGTCGTGCATCACTCGAGCCAGATCGTTTACGAACCTCTGAAAGACCTGTTGAACATCGCATGA
- a CDS encoding tryptophanase: protein MKFPAEPFRIKVVERIRQTTRDERENLLRKAGFNVFMLPSEAIYVDLLTDSGTAAMSDQQWAGLMVGDESYAGSRSFFHFEAAVRDVTGFPYVIPTHQGRVAENLLFSTICRPGTVIPNNTHFDTTRANVEANAGEAVDLPIPEALEPAQEHPFKGNMDVAKLDELLTARKAAIPLVTMTVTNNSAGGQPVSMENIRETSRVCKRHGVPLFLDCARYAENCWFIHEREPGYRGKNIIEIAREMFSYADGCWMSAKKDALVNIGGFLAMKDAGLAQQLQQKLILIEGFPTYGGLAGRDLEGLAIGLYEGLNEDYLHYRTAQVQYLGESMMAAGIPIVRPVGGHAVFIDAKNFCAHLPQNQFPGVALTVALYREAGIRGVEIGTLMFGHKDKTTGVEVLPKLDLVRLAIPRRAYTTAHMTYVAESAQKIYEQRGQLRGMKLVYEAPRLRHFTARMEEL from the coding sequence ATGAAATTCCCGGCAGAACCGTTCCGGATCAAAGTCGTTGAGCGCATTCGTCAGACCACGCGCGATGAGCGCGAGAATCTGCTGCGCAAGGCGGGATTCAATGTTTTTATGCTTCCCTCGGAAGCGATTTATGTGGACTTGCTCACCGACAGCGGCACCGCGGCGATGAGTGATCAGCAGTGGGCGGGCCTGATGGTGGGGGATGAGAGCTACGCCGGTTCGCGCAGCTTCTTTCATTTTGAGGCAGCGGTGCGCGATGTCACTGGGTTTCCGTATGTGATTCCGACGCATCAGGGGCGAGTCGCGGAGAATCTGTTGTTTTCGACGATTTGTCGGCCGGGAACGGTGATTCCGAACAATACGCATTTCGATACGACCCGCGCGAACGTCGAAGCCAACGCCGGCGAGGCCGTTGACTTGCCGATCCCGGAGGCGCTCGAACCCGCGCAGGAGCATCCGTTTAAAGGCAACATGGACGTGGCAAAACTTGACGAATTGCTGACGGCCAGGAAAGCGGCGATTCCGTTAGTGACGATGACGGTCACCAACAACTCCGCCGGCGGGCAGCCGGTTTCGATGGAGAATATCCGCGAGACGTCACGCGTCTGCAAACGGCACGGAGTTCCGCTATTTCTCGACTGCGCGCGCTACGCGGAAAATTGCTGGTTTATCCACGAACGCGAACCGGGCTACCGCGGCAAGAATATCATCGAGATCGCGCGCGAGATGTTCAGCTATGCCGACGGCTGCTGGATGTCCGCGAAGAAGGACGCCCTCGTAAACATCGGCGGCTTCCTCGCGATGAAAGATGCCGGACTGGCGCAGCAACTTCAGCAGAAACTGATTCTGATCGAGGGCTTCCCGACGTATGGCGGGTTGGCCGGGCGCGATCTGGAGGGGTTAGCGATCGGGCTGTACGAAGGGCTCAACGAGGATTACCTGCATTACCGCACGGCGCAAGTTCAGTATCTCGGCGAGTCGATGATGGCCGCCGGGATTCCGATCGTGCGGCCGGTCGGCGGACATGCCGTGTTCATCGATGCTAAGAATTTCTGCGCGCACCTGCCGCAGAATCAGTTTCCGGGCGTGGCATTGACCGTCGCGCTCTATCGCGAGGCGGGAATCCGCGGCGTGGAAATCGGAACGCTGATGTTCGGGCACAAGGACAAGACAACGGGCGTGGAGGTCTTGCCGAAGCTCGATCTCGTGCGGCTGGCGATACCGCGGCGGGCCTATACGACCGCGCATATGACCTACGTGGCGGAGTCGGCGCAGAAGATCTATGAGCAGCGCGGGCAGTTGCGCGGTATGAAGTTGGTCTATGAGGCGCCGCGGCTGCGGCATTTCACGGCGAGAATGGAAGAACTCTGA
- a CDS encoding SDR family oxidoreductase, with translation MRGRTVVVTGCSSGIGRATATLFAESGFEVVATARRQVDLQELAVHERIHVTECDVSDEDSVRAAIEFAVNRCGGIDVLINNAGFALVGPVATIALQDAQHQLDVNTLGPVRVTQHALPHLLKSAQPRVIQISSIGGRVYIPLAGWYSASKFALEGLNDALRFELEPLGVKVVSILPGPVHTQFLSKLVFPELPKGAPELYRRYQAHYGRRRDRRRPGAVSAEAVARIILSAALSPRPKSRYFVTAPAKLFNVSRKFLPDRVWDYLTKRAYGFDKVEREYFRQHGDG, from the coding sequence GTGAGAGGCCGCACGGTTGTCGTGACCGGTTGCTCCAGCGGAATCGGCCGCGCGACGGCCACGCTGTTCGCGGAGTCCGGGTTTGAGGTTGTCGCGACGGCGCGACGTCAAGTCGACCTGCAGGAACTTGCCGTGCACGAGCGCATCCATGTCACGGAGTGCGATGTCAGTGACGAAGACTCGGTGCGCGCGGCCATTGAGTTCGCCGTGAACCGGTGCGGTGGGATCGACGTGTTGATCAACAACGCGGGTTTTGCGCTGGTCGGACCGGTAGCGACGATCGCGTTGCAGGACGCCCAGCACCAACTTGATGTGAATACGCTGGGGCCGGTGCGGGTGACGCAGCACGCCTTGCCGCACTTGTTGAAGTCGGCGCAGCCGCGAGTCATTCAGATATCGTCGATCGGCGGACGAGTTTACATTCCGCTGGCCGGCTGGTACTCGGCATCGAAGTTTGCGCTGGAAGGCTTGAACGACGCGCTGCGGTTCGAACTCGAACCGCTGGGTGTGAAGGTGGTGTCGATCCTGCCCGGTCCGGTTCACACGCAGTTCCTGAGCAAACTGGTGTTCCCGGAGTTGCCGAAGGGCGCACCGGAATTGTATCGGCGATATCAGGCACACTACGGCCGGCGCCGCGACCGAAGACGACCGGGGGCGGTAAGCGCGGAGGCGGTCGCCCGGATCATTCTAAGCGCGGCGCTGAGCCCGCGACCGAAATCGCGCTATTTTGTTACCGCGCCCGCGAAACTCTTCAATGTGTCGCGCAAATTTCTGCCGGATCGGGTGTGGGACTATCTGACCAAACGAGCATACGGGTTCGACAAAGTTGAGCGCGAGTATTTCCGGCAACACGGTGATGGCTAA
- a CDS encoding HAD family phosphatase gives MAKAVFFDFDGVLIDSMPAHVRAWKQVTAELGIAVDGRYFELHEGEKPEYTVKQLLAEKAVELSEDQQRELIERKRRIYRADAPTGLIPNARRLIDALRLRGIECDIVTGSIRRNLEATLSRSEMDLFTRITTADDYDRGKPFPDPYLTGWKRSGVAQAECLVLENAPLGIRSARAAGLKTIAIVTTLPAEELREAHHIITSHEELLNYV, from the coding sequence ATGGCTAAAGCGGTGTTCTTTGACTTTGACGGAGTGTTGATCGACTCGATGCCGGCCCATGTGCGGGCCTGGAAGCAGGTCACCGCCGAGCTGGGGATCGCGGTTGACGGACGGTATTTTGAGTTGCACGAAGGCGAGAAGCCCGAGTACACCGTGAAGCAGCTGCTGGCGGAGAAAGCGGTCGAACTGTCCGAGGACCAACAGCGCGAATTGATCGAACGAAAGCGACGGATTTACCGCGCCGATGCTCCGACCGGGTTGATTCCGAACGCGCGACGGCTGATCGACGCGCTGCGGCTGCGCGGGATCGAGTGCGATATCGTGACCGGGTCGATCCGCCGAAATCTGGAGGCGACCTTGAGTCGGAGTGAAATGGACTTGTTCACGCGGATTACGACGGCAGATGATTACGACCGGGGAAAGCCGTTTCCCGATCCGTACTTGACGGGCTGGAAACGCAGCGGCGTGGCGCAGGCGGAGTGTCTGGTGCTGGAAAATGCGCCGCTCGGAATCCGCTCCGCGCGTGCCGCGGGGTTGAAGACCATTGCAATTGTTACGACGCTTCCCGCGGAGGAGCTGCGGGAGGCCCACCACATCATCACCTCTCACGAGGAGCTACTGAACTATGTCTGA